The proteins below are encoded in one region of Aquisphaera giovannonii:
- a CDS encoding selenium-binding protein SBP56-related protein, with amino-acid sequence MTRRRSGPVRRASVLAILFASGLLALASAPAARAHDEGSFLYIWAGHVDHSVPDFLAVVDFDEGSPGYGRVVNVVPLPGPGSTFNEPHHMHLSADKRVLACGGLLSVLSDQPGIFFFDATVPRRPRFLASAADPHSSITDDFLPLPNGGFLVTQMGSADGGSPGRVVEFDARLRRVGSWPARPPANGFNPHGISVRHDLNLMITSDFILPASTLDVVPGPPVLQSTVRVWDFKRRRIVRTIEAPGGVGMMDVRMIPGDPLGRAYSAGMFDGGLYLINPAAGRAARVFDFADVAPHRPAPMGPMPQILQMTGDGSRLITGLFQAGQVVMLDTTIRARPRQVAVADLGPGAGPHNMMLTHDDRRLVVADYFLVEDMFPLASPGKVLLEGDHKVHVLKVGRNALRRDPRFELDFNTAFPGGPARPHGIAIR; translated from the coding sequence ATGACGAGACGACGGTCGGGGCCCGTCCGCCGCGCGAGCGTGCTGGCCATCCTGTTCGCCTCTGGCCTGCTGGCCCTGGCATCCGCCCCGGCGGCCCGGGCGCACGACGAGGGGTCGTTCCTCTACATCTGGGCCGGCCACGTCGACCATTCCGTCCCGGACTTCCTGGCCGTGGTCGACTTCGACGAGGGCTCGCCGGGTTACGGCCGGGTCGTCAACGTGGTGCCCCTGCCCGGGCCCGGATCGACCTTCAACGAGCCGCACCACATGCACCTCTCCGCCGACAAGCGGGTGCTGGCGTGCGGCGGGCTCCTCAGCGTCCTGAGCGACCAGCCGGGCATCTTCTTCTTCGACGCGACCGTCCCGCGGCGGCCCCGGTTCCTGGCCTCCGCGGCCGACCCGCACTCGAGCATCACCGACGACTTCCTCCCGCTCCCGAACGGGGGTTTCCTGGTGACCCAGATGGGCTCCGCCGACGGCGGCTCGCCCGGCCGGGTCGTGGAGTTCGACGCCCGCCTGCGGCGCGTCGGCTCGTGGCCCGCGAGGCCGCCGGCCAACGGCTTCAACCCGCACGGGATCTCGGTCCGCCACGACCTCAACCTCATGATCACCAGCGACTTCATCCTGCCGGCATCCACGCTGGACGTCGTCCCCGGGCCGCCCGTCCTCCAGAGCACGGTCCGGGTGTGGGACTTCAAGCGGCGGCGGATCGTCCGGACCATCGAGGCGCCCGGCGGCGTGGGGATGATGGATGTCCGGATGATCCCCGGCGACCCCCTCGGGCGGGCCTACAGCGCCGGGATGTTCGACGGCGGCCTCTACCTCATCAACCCGGCCGCCGGCAGGGCCGCCCGGGTGTTCGACTTCGCGGACGTCGCGCCGCATCGGCCCGCGCCGATGGGCCCGATGCCGCAGATCCTCCAGATGACCGGCGACGGCTCGCGGCTGATCACCGGCCTCTTCCAGGCGGGCCAGGTCGTGATGCTCGACACGACGATCCGGGCCCGCCCCCGGCAGGTCGCGGTCGCGGACCTGGGGCCCGGCGCCGGGCCGCACAACATGATGCTGACGCATGACGACCGGCGGCTGGTCGTCGCCGACTATTTCCTGGTCGAGGACATGTTCCCCCTGGCGAGCCCCGGCAAGGTCCTGCTCGAGGGGGACCACAAGGTCCATGTCCTCAAGGTGGGGCGGAACGCGCTGCGGCGGGACCCGCGGTTCGAGCTCGATTTCAACACGGCGTTCCCGGGCGGCCCGGCCCGACCCCACGGGATCGCGATCCGGTGA
- a CDS encoding ECF-type sigma factor has translation MRPPDPPDGPDRPDSKQPAADLLPVLYAELHRLAAALTSRLPPGQTLQPTALVHEAYLRLMGDRDPGWEGRRHFFGSAARAMREILIEQARRKGSVKHGGQARRVELAEGLAWIEPPAGDLLSLDEAIRQLQAEDAHLAEIVLLRYYTGLSVEETAAVIGASASTVKRDWRFARAWLARRLGEGEA, from the coding sequence ATGCGTCCTCCGGATCCGCCGGACGGGCCGGATCGGCCCGATTCGAAGCAGCCGGCGGCGGATCTGCTGCCGGTCCTCTACGCGGAGCTGCACCGCCTGGCCGCGGCCCTCACGTCCCGCCTGCCCCCCGGCCAGACCCTCCAGCCGACGGCCCTGGTGCACGAGGCGTACCTGCGCCTCATGGGGGACCGCGATCCCGGCTGGGAGGGCCGCCGCCATTTCTTCGGCTCGGCCGCCCGGGCGATGCGCGAGATCCTCATCGAGCAGGCCCGCCGCAAGGGGAGCGTCAAGCATGGCGGGCAGGCGCGTCGCGTCGAGCTGGCGGAGGGCCTGGCCTGGATCGAGCCCCCGGCCGGCGACCTCCTCAGCCTGGACGAGGCGATCCGGCAGCTCCAGGCGGAGGACGCGCACCTCGCGGAGATCGTCCTGCTCCGCTACTACACCGGGCTGAGCGTGGAGGAGACGGCCGCGGTGATCGGCGCCTCGGCCAGCACGGTGAAGAGGGACTGGCGGTTCGCCCGGGCCTGGCTGGCCCGCCGCCTGGGGGAGGGCGAGGCCTGA
- a CDS encoding protein kinase domain-containing protein — MIDPRQLRVRALFDRAADLPPGDRDAFLDEACRGEAGLRAEVEGLLAYDPGDDAGEDEGSFLKSPLVRTPGTAGPGPSPEPEPEPEPGLPARLGRYRILRRHGEGGMGTVYEAEQASPRRVVALKVLRPNLLLPELLSRFRHEAQILARLRHPGIAQVYEAGMAEDGRPFFAMEFIRGLPLDEYARARGLGAAGRLELVARVCDAVQHAHDEGVIHRDLKPGNILVDESGRPRVLDFGVAHVATADLAASSARTRTGQLLGTLSYMSPEQVVADHAGLDGRSDVYTLGVILFELLAGRPPYHLDRLPIHEVARVIQQEEPPRLGSLRADCRGDVEVIAAKAMEKDRARRYESAGGLAADIRRHLRGEVVLARPASALYQLRKLARRHGALAAAAAGIAAALVTGTVVSLAFAVRAAENARVATERERAATYQGYRSRIAAAVAALSQHDVADAAHQLDAAPPAWRDWEWRHLRGRLDDSTSVLPAGEGESRFLIEGPEGIRVASWSAGTLRVNDLEGRELSRGLFPSETPTIFRPPLLTRAGLGLLGGDGHGLTSDPSRAGSTVGTGDVVRLSGAGGRGGPRLRGPAGSSVFLAAASPDGTRVAVVWLGPVRWTFTVHDAASGEPTATADRELGYTWVLAFSPDGTRIATGGEDGVTRLWDAATGRMAAECRGHARKVLGLAFRPDGRRLVTTSADGTARQWDPATGRAVAGPYEGHTGDVTAAAYSPDGLRVASGGTDRTVRVWRAADLHDVSVLHGHTGVVGQLAFAPDGRRIASASQLGRGGEAGDGTVRVWDAGRHAGTAVLRGHSSYVYPVAFSPDGRWIASGDWDGNVRLWDAATREAREGPRRAGNVRALAFSPDGTRLICGGTPGEDLIVWDVAAGRVEKEIRVPGTAGILAIAASPDGRRIAAGGGLGVARVMDSASGAEVGSFRMPPAMTRKSLAYSPDGRLLAGTGEDGTQVDIRDAQSLRRTARLAGHAGPVYSVAFSRDGRLLASAGGDRTVRIWDVAAGTCVAVLSGHTDEVFTAEFHPDGRRLASAGRDRAVWLWDVTTGEEVARLEGHANYVFTLAFSPDGESLASASGDGTVRVWDAGPPSRRLGSLADGVEAPPGPTSSKAGGRPGR; from the coding sequence ATGATCGATCCGCGACAGCTCCGAGTGCGGGCCCTGTTCGACCGGGCCGCCGACCTGCCGCCCGGCGACCGCGACGCCTTCCTGGACGAGGCCTGCCGCGGCGAGGCCGGGCTCCGCGCCGAGGTGGAGGGCCTGCTCGCCTACGACCCGGGCGACGACGCCGGCGAGGACGAGGGCAGCTTCCTGAAGAGCCCGCTGGTCCGCACGCCGGGGACCGCGGGGCCCGGCCCCTCGCCGGAGCCGGAGCCGGAGCCGGAGCCGGGGCTGCCGGCCCGCCTCGGCCGCTACCGCATCCTGCGGCGGCACGGCGAGGGGGGCATGGGCACGGTGTACGAGGCGGAGCAGGCCAGCCCCCGTCGCGTCGTCGCCCTGAAGGTGCTCCGGCCCAACCTCCTGCTCCCGGAGCTCCTCAGCCGATTCCGCCACGAGGCCCAGATCCTGGCCCGGCTGCGGCATCCCGGGATCGCCCAGGTCTACGAGGCGGGCATGGCCGAGGACGGCCGGCCCTTCTTCGCCATGGAGTTCATCCGGGGGCTGCCGCTGGACGAGTACGCCCGCGCCCGCGGCCTGGGCGCGGCGGGTCGGCTCGAGCTGGTGGCCCGCGTCTGCGACGCCGTGCAGCACGCCCACGACGAGGGGGTCATCCATCGCGACCTCAAGCCCGGCAACATCCTGGTCGACGAGTCCGGCCGGCCCAGGGTGCTCGACTTCGGGGTCGCGCACGTCGCGACCGCGGACCTCGCGGCGTCCTCCGCCCGGACCCGGACCGGCCAGCTCCTGGGCACCCTGTCCTACATGAGCCCGGAGCAGGTCGTCGCCGACCACGCCGGCCTCGACGGGCGGTCCGACGTCTATACCCTGGGCGTCATCCTCTTCGAGCTGCTGGCGGGCCGGCCGCCCTACCACCTGGACCGGCTGCCGATCCACGAGGTCGCGCGCGTGATCCAGCAGGAGGAGCCGCCGCGGCTGGGCTCGCTCCGCGCCGACTGCCGCGGCGACGTCGAGGTCATCGCGGCCAAGGCGATGGAGAAGGACCGGGCCCGCCGATACGAGTCGGCCGGGGGGCTGGCGGCGGACATCCGCCGCCACCTGCGGGGCGAGGTCGTCCTGGCCCGGCCGGCCTCGGCGCTCTATCAGCTCCGCAAGCTCGCGAGGCGGCACGGGGCGCTCGCGGCCGCGGCGGCCGGCATCGCCGCGGCGCTCGTGACGGGCACCGTCGTGTCGCTGGCCTTCGCCGTGCGGGCCGCGGAGAACGCCCGCGTGGCGACCGAGCGCGAGCGGGCGGCCACGTATCAGGGCTACCGCTCGCGGATCGCGGCGGCGGTCGCCGCCCTGTCGCAGCACGACGTCGCCGACGCGGCCCACCAGCTCGACGCCGCCCCGCCCGCCTGGCGCGACTGGGAATGGCGACACCTGCGCGGCCGGCTCGACGACAGCACCTCCGTGCTGCCGGCGGGCGAGGGCGAATCCCGGTTCCTCATCGAGGGCCCGGAGGGAATCCGTGTCGCCTCTTGGTCGGCCGGGACCTTGCGCGTCAACGACCTGGAGGGGCGCGAGCTCTCCAGGGGGCTCTTCCCGTCCGAGACCCCGACGATCTTCCGCCCGCCCCTGCTGACCCGGGCCGGGCTCGGGCTCCTCGGCGGGGACGGGCATGGGCTGACCTCCGACCCCAGCCGGGCCGGGTCCACCGTCGGCACGGGCGACGTCGTGCGCCTCTCGGGCGCCGGGGGGCGCGGCGGCCCGCGGCTGCGCGGGCCCGCGGGCTCGAGCGTCTTCCTGGCTGCGGCCAGCCCGGACGGCACGCGGGTGGCGGTCGTCTGGTTGGGGCCGGTGAGGTGGACCTTCACGGTGCACGACGCGGCCTCGGGCGAGCCCACGGCGACGGCCGACCGGGAGCTCGGCTACACCTGGGTCCTCGCCTTCAGCCCGGACGGCACGCGCATCGCCACCGGCGGGGAGGACGGGGTGACGCGCCTGTGGGACGCCGCCACCGGGCGGATGGCCGCCGAGTGCCGCGGGCACGCGCGCAAGGTGCTCGGCCTCGCGTTCCGCCCGGACGGCCGGCGCCTCGTGACGACGTCGGCGGACGGGACCGCGCGCCAGTGGGATCCCGCGACCGGACGGGCGGTCGCGGGCCCATACGAGGGGCACACGGGCGACGTCACCGCCGCGGCCTACAGCCCCGACGGGCTCCGCGTCGCCTCCGGGGGCACGGACCGGACCGTCCGGGTCTGGAGGGCGGCAGACCTGCACGACGTCTCGGTCCTGCACGGGCACACCGGGGTCGTCGGCCAGCTGGCGTTCGCCCCGGACGGCCGCCGGATCGCCTCCGCGAGCCAGCTCGGGCGGGGCGGCGAGGCGGGGGACGGCACGGTGCGGGTCTGGGACGCGGGCCGACATGCGGGGACGGCCGTGCTGCGGGGCCACTCCAGCTACGTCTATCCGGTGGCCTTCAGCCCGGACGGCCGCTGGATCGCCTCCGGGGACTGGGACGGCAACGTGCGCCTGTGGGACGCGGCGACGCGAGAGGCCCGCGAGGGCCCGCGCCGGGCCGGGAACGTGCGCGCCCTGGCCTTCAGCCCGGACGGCACGCGGCTGATCTGCGGCGGCACCCCGGGCGAGGACCTGATCGTCTGGGACGTCGCGGCCGGCCGGGTCGAGAAGGAGATCCGGGTCCCCGGCACGGCCGGGATCCTGGCGATCGCGGCGAGCCCGGACGGCCGCCGGATCGCGGCCGGGGGAGGGCTGGGGGTCGCGAGGGTCATGGATTCGGCGTCCGGCGCGGAGGTGGGATCCTTCCGGATGCCCCCGGCCATGACCAGGAAGTCCCTGGCCTACAGCCCCGACGGGCGGCTCCTGGCGGGCACGGGCGAGGACGGCACGCAGGTCGACATCCGCGACGCGCAGTCCCTCCGCCGGACGGCCCGGCTGGCCGGCCACGCGGGCCCCGTCTACTCGGTCGCGTTCAGCCGCGACGGGCGACTGCTCGCGTCCGCCGGCGGCGACCGCACCGTCCGGATCTGGGACGTGGCGGCGGGGACGTGCGTCGCCGTCCTGAGCGGGCACACCGACGAGGTGTTCACGGCCGAATTCCACCCCGACGGCAGGCGGCTGGCCTCCGCCGGCCGCGACCGCGCCGTCTGGCTGTGGGACGTCACGACCGGCGAGGAGGTCGCCCGCCTGGAGGGGCATGCGAATTACGTGTTCACCCTGGCCTTCAGCCCGGACGGCGAGTCCCTGGCCTCGGCCTCCGGCGACGGCACGGTCCGGGTCTGGGACGCCGGGCCGCCGTCGCGGCGCCTCGGGAGCCTCGCCGATGGAGTCGAGGCACCGCCCGGGCCGACGTCGAGCAAGGCGGGCGGACGCCCGGGCAGGTGA
- a CDS encoding DUF4142 domain-containing protein, which yields MRQRPSRPRLFDALEDRTLLSVTPPTSVPGGALAPSVLGQSPGSALPTALVQTLQQLSSASNAEWFLSVADTVAGTNANVQNYAGSVVTDDRDSDFVAYKLSQQFNFMLPPGIQPADATTVLQAIAGAGSSGTGTDAAYLNAMVSINQTQISLIQQAMSQTTNPTLTTWLQSQLTSDQSHLAAVQSLIADPGTGVTIPSTPTTGSSSLSSADQNLLQTAYSMSNADKFTAQLTALIDGQTPASSSSSTSTPMAGSAAALSQYGMKLTGDHTIVNHAYETVAFATNTALQPSLPAAAIPNIQALMATLNTSGGQALTNGTVKTSNYETTYLTNNIAMHTDLYNLEASQVANVADPSLKAVIQMDIPSVYLHLQGAQTLLSQIQTSDVTSSRFYHTRAGAYVLGAFESLVSRMPSAAELDRYVRALRSGAGVQRVYVSIARSNSTAATAVQAMGLRGPKLSRYLLNTARASGWA from the coding sequence ATGCGCCAGCGCCCCTCTCGCCCGCGGCTCTTCGACGCCCTGGAGGACCGTACCCTCCTCTCGGTGACGCCACCGACCTCCGTCCCCGGCGGGGCGCTCGCCCCGTCCGTGCTCGGCCAGTCGCCGGGGTCGGCCCTGCCGACGGCCCTCGTGCAGACGTTGCAGCAGCTCAGCTCGGCCTCGAACGCGGAGTGGTTCCTCTCGGTCGCCGATACGGTCGCCGGCACGAACGCGAACGTCCAGAATTACGCCGGCTCGGTCGTCACGGACGATCGCGACTCCGACTTCGTCGCGTACAAGCTCTCGCAGCAGTTCAACTTCATGCTCCCGCCGGGGATCCAGCCGGCCGACGCGACGACGGTCCTCCAGGCCATCGCGGGGGCGGGCAGCTCGGGGACCGGGACCGATGCGGCCTACCTGAACGCCATGGTCTCCATCAACCAGACGCAGATCTCGCTGATCCAGCAGGCGATGTCCCAGACCACGAATCCGACCCTGACGACGTGGCTCCAGTCCCAGTTGACGTCCGACCAGTCGCACCTCGCCGCCGTCCAGTCGCTGATCGCCGACCCGGGCACGGGCGTTACGATCCCGTCCACGCCGACGACGGGCAGCTCGTCGCTCTCGTCCGCCGACCAGAACCTGCTGCAGACGGCCTACTCGATGAGCAACGCCGACAAGTTCACGGCGCAGCTCACGGCGCTCATCGATGGCCAGACGCCCGCCTCGTCGTCCTCGTCGACGTCCACGCCGATGGCCGGCTCCGCCGCCGCCCTGTCGCAGTACGGCATGAAGCTCACCGGCGACCATACGATCGTGAATCACGCCTACGAGACGGTCGCGTTCGCGACCAACACGGCGCTCCAGCCGAGCCTGCCCGCCGCCGCCATCCCGAACATCCAGGCGCTGATGGCGACGCTCAATACCTCCGGCGGCCAGGCCCTGACGAACGGCACCGTCAAGACCTCGAATTATGAGACGACCTACCTGACGAACAACATCGCGATGCACACCGACCTGTACAACCTGGAGGCATCCCAGGTGGCGAACGTCGCGGATCCGAGCCTGAAGGCGGTCATCCAGATGGACATCCCGTCCGTCTATCTCCACCTCCAGGGCGCCCAGACGCTGCTCTCCCAGATCCAGACCAGCGACGTCACGTCCAGCCGGTTCTACCACACCCGAGCGGGCGCCTACGTCCTGGGCGCCTTCGAGTCCTTGGTCTCGCGGATGCCGTCGGCCGCCGAGCTCGACCGGTATGTCCGCGCCCTGCGCAGCGGGGCCGGCGTCCAGCGCGTCTACGTCTCGATCGCCCGGTCCAACTCGACGGCGGCGACCGCCGTGCAGGCCATGGGCCTCCGCGGCCCGAAGCTGTCGCGCTACCTCCTCAACACGGCCAGGGCCTCCGGCTGGGCCTGA
- the ilvA gene encoding threonine ammonia-lyase, biosynthetic, giving the protein MEDWLSDYLRRILTARVYDVAVETPMDLAGKLSARLGNRVWLKREDTQPVFSFKLRGAYNKMAGLSPGQRDCGVICASAGNHAQGVALSARRLGCRAVVVMPLTTPRLKSDAVRALGGEVVLHGDSYSDAYRHALELQASHGYTFVHPFDDPDVIAGQGTVGMEILRQHQHPIHAVFVAIGGGGLISGVAAYVKAVRPEIKVIGVQMADSDAMVRSVRAGGRIPLDEVGLFSDGTAVKQVGEETFRITKALVDDFVVVDTDAVCAAIKDVFEDTRSVMEPAGAMGVAGLKQYVTRHEMKDQTLVAITCGANMNFDRLRFVAERAEVGEEREALFAVTIPEERGSFRRLCEIIGDRSVTEFSYRISDERQAHVFVGLATSNRAEAAEIRRALAANRFDALDLVGDELSKEHVRYMVGGRSALARDERLYRFEFPERPGALMRFLSHMPPDWNISLFHYRNQGADYGRILVGIQVPPDEKADFRAFLDNLAYPCVDETESPAYRLFLR; this is encoded by the coding sequence ATGGAAGACTGGCTCTCGGATTACCTGCGGCGGATCCTCACGGCCCGGGTCTATGACGTCGCGGTGGAGACGCCCATGGACCTGGCGGGGAAGCTCTCGGCCCGGCTGGGGAACCGGGTCTGGCTGAAGCGCGAGGACACCCAGCCGGTGTTCAGCTTCAAGCTCCGCGGGGCGTACAACAAGATGGCCGGCCTCTCGCCAGGGCAGCGGGACTGCGGCGTGATCTGCGCGTCGGCGGGGAACCACGCCCAGGGGGTGGCGCTGAGCGCCCGGAGGCTCGGCTGCCGGGCCGTGGTCGTCATGCCGCTGACGACGCCGCGTCTCAAGTCCGACGCCGTGCGGGCCCTCGGCGGCGAGGTGGTCCTGCACGGCGACAGCTACTCGGACGCATACCGGCACGCCCTGGAGCTCCAGGCCAGCCACGGATACACGTTCGTCCATCCGTTCGACGACCCGGACGTCATCGCGGGGCAGGGGACCGTGGGCATGGAGATCCTCCGCCAGCACCAGCACCCCATCCACGCGGTGTTCGTCGCCATCGGCGGCGGCGGGCTCATCTCCGGCGTGGCCGCGTACGTCAAGGCCGTGCGGCCCGAGATCAAGGTGATCGGCGTCCAGATGGCCGACTCCGACGCCATGGTCCGCTCCGTCCGCGCGGGCGGGCGCATCCCGCTCGACGAGGTCGGCCTGTTCTCCGACGGCACGGCGGTCAAGCAGGTCGGCGAGGAGACGTTCCGCATCACGAAGGCCCTCGTCGACGACTTCGTCGTCGTCGACACCGACGCCGTGTGCGCCGCGATCAAGGACGTGTTCGAGGACACGCGCAGCGTCATGGAGCCGGCCGGGGCGATGGGCGTCGCCGGGCTGAAGCAGTACGTCACGCGGCACGAGATGAAGGACCAGACGCTGGTCGCCATCACCTGCGGGGCGAACATGAACTTCGACCGCCTCCGGTTCGTCGCCGAGCGGGCCGAGGTGGGCGAGGAGCGCGAGGCCCTCTTCGCGGTCACGATCCCGGAGGAGCGGGGGAGCTTCCGCCGCCTCTGCGAGATCATCGGCGACCGCAGCGTCACGGAGTTCAGCTACCGGATCTCCGACGAGCGGCAGGCCCACGTCTTCGTCGGCCTGGCCACGAGCAACCGCGCCGAGGCGGCGGAGATCCGCCGCGCGCTGGCGGCGAATCGCTTCGACGCGCTGGACCTCGTGGGCGACGAGCTCTCCAAGGAGCACGTCCGCTACATGGTCGGCGGCCGCAGCGCCCTCGCCCGGGATGAGCGGCTCTACCGCTTCGAGTTCCCCGAGCGGCCCGGCGCCCTGATGCGGTTCCTGTCGCACATGCCCCCGGACTGGAACATCAGCCTCTTCCACTACCGCAACCAGGGCGCCGACTACGGCCGCATCCTCGTCGGCATCCAGGTCCCCCCCGACGAGAAGGCCGACTTCCGCGCCTTCCTGGACAACCTCGCGTATCCGTGCGTCGACGAAACGGAGAGCCCGGCGTATCGCCTCTTCCTCCGGTAG